From Marivirga harenae, one genomic window encodes:
- a CDS encoding CcmD family protein gives MKKIKYLLVFSLLMISLGLSAQKTEIVEEDYTNDRIEMADAMRADGKIYVLVAIIVTLFVGFMLYAVMTERKVKKIEKSLKERE, from the coding sequence ATGAAGAAGATTAAGTATTTATTAGTTTTTTCTTTACTGATGATCAGCTTGGGGCTTTCTGCTCAGAAAACTGAAATAGTGGAAGAGGACTACACAAACGATAGAATTGAAATGGCAGATGCCATGAGAGCGGATGGTAAGATTTATGTATTAGTTGCTATTATTGTCACACTTTTTGTTGGCTTTATGCTTTACGCGGTAATGACCGAACGAAAAGTAAAAAAAATAGAAAAATCCTTAAAAGAGAGGGAATAA
- a CDS encoding heme exporter protein CcmB → MIKQVISILEKEVKLEWRNKTAFNGILLYLVSTIFICYLSFNLKRGQMQIDTWNALFWIIIVFANINGVAKSFLQEGEGRMLYYYTLCKPHIILSGKLIFNVLLSILIALLGFLVYAVIIGNPVNNYTYFLLTILFASIGFSGVLTLVSGIVSKANSSTALMAVLSFPILLPILLMSVRLSKNAIDGINISVMNDKLFTLISVDAIVITTAYILFPFIWRN, encoded by the coding sequence GTGATAAAGCAAGTGATATCTATTTTGGAAAAAGAAGTAAAATTAGAATGGCGGAATAAAACGGCATTCAACGGAATTTTGCTCTATTTGGTCAGCACCATTTTCATTTGTTACTTAAGCTTTAATTTGAAAAGAGGGCAGATGCAGATAGACACCTGGAATGCTCTCTTTTGGATTATCATTGTTTTTGCCAATATCAATGGAGTAGCGAAAAGCTTTTTGCAAGAGGGAGAAGGTAGGATGTTGTATTATTATACGCTGTGTAAACCGCATATCATTTTAAGTGGTAAACTGATTTTTAATGTATTGCTTTCTATTTTAATTGCCTTACTGGGCTTTCTTGTTTATGCTGTTATAATAGGAAACCCTGTTAATAATTATACTTATTTTCTCCTAACTATACTTTTTGCATCGATTGGATTCTCGGGAGTGTTGACGCTGGTTTCGGGAATTGTTTCTAAAGCCAATAGTAGTACAGCACTAATGGCGGTGCTGAGTTTTCCAATTTTATTGCCCATTTTACTGATGTCGGTCAGGCTTTCTAAAAATGCAATAGATGGGATCAACATTAGCGTAATGAATGACAAACTGTTTACTTTAATATCCGTAGATGCAATTGTCATTACTACGGCATATATATTATTTCCTTTTATCTGGAGAAATTAA
- a CDS encoding MaoC family dehydratase, which yields MQPIEISSFEEFKAYEGQELGVSDWHTIDQKQVNQFADATLDHQWIHLDEKRAAKSAFGGTIAHGYLTLSLAPYLWEQIANVTNLKMMINYGIEKMKFNQAVKVGSSVRLKARLNSIVDLRGVSKAQIDIVMEIKDEKKPAYNASLIFLYHFN from the coding sequence ATGCAACCAATAGAAATCAGCAGTTTCGAAGAATTTAAAGCTTATGAAGGCCAAGAGTTAGGTGTATCGGATTGGCATACAATTGATCAAAAACAAGTCAATCAGTTTGCAGATGCTACACTTGACCACCAGTGGATTCATTTGGACGAGAAAAGGGCTGCAAAAAGTGCTTTTGGTGGCACTATTGCCCATGGGTATTTAACATTGTCATTAGCTCCCTATTTATGGGAACAAATTGCAAATGTTACAAACCTAAAGATGATGATCAACTATGGAATTGAGAAAATGAAATTCAATCAAGCCGTTAAAGTTGGTTCCTCTGTACGATTAAAAGCTAGATTAAATTCTATAGTAGATTTAAGAGGGGTAAGCAAAGCTCAAATTGATATTGTTATGGAAATTAAGGACGAGAAAAAACCTGCTTATAACGCATCCTTGATATTCCTATATCATTTTAACTAA
- the ccsA gene encoding cytochrome c biogenesis protein CcsA, whose translation MIHTTIGDIGHLFVIISFVAALISIFNFYKAEKSPLPEIQKGWLKNGQITYVIHGLAVFGIVITLFTIISNHYYEYFYAWSHSSKVLPVEYIISSFWEGQEGSFLLWSFWNVLLGFVILLTNKKWAPSVMVSFSVVQAFLASMILGVVIGDLKIGSSPFILLRDAMDAPIFNINPNYVPEDGTGLNPLLQNYWMVIHPPVLFLGYATTLIPFAYAIAGLWKKDFKGWVRPALPWALFSAAILGVGILMGGYWAYETLNFEGFWNWDPVENASLVPWLVLVASIHTMITYKKSETALKASIILVLSVFLMVLYATFMVRSGVLGESSVHSFTDLGLSGQLLLYLLSFLIISIVLAIVRWKHIPSTEKEVSTYSREFWIFMGATLLCLMGFQILLPTSIPVYNSIIQSFGGISNLAPPADQVEFYTKWQMWFAVGLAILSGTGQFFWWQKMKKSEVKDSLLMPILITLAISALIIVLAGMTNIPYILLVIASVYTITANAKIFIKIVKNNYKLSGGAIAHMGLGMMLLGILFSTGYSRTISLNETGLLLTNSEEVEDNFNQENIPLFINDPQTMGEYTLTYKGRFYETYDGGYVKASYLEDTQNENDKIVKRDIKREDESLTKGDTLKVYGANHYYKVDYLHADGEKFSLFPRAQINADMGGLISSPDIRRKFTKDLYTHVSSVPDPTQEIEWSEPKEMDVTFGEKFFLNDFVTVLEEVKRVDEIEGEKLKGNDLAVRATVKVYGDGEDYILNPYYLIRDNMAGRIPDENREIGIKLNIESIKPESNTFTLSVRTTQKDYVILKALEKPFINLLWIGTLVLTIGFGMAIFRRYSEFYKMKRKGLE comes from the coding sequence ATGATACATACTACAATAGGTGACATTGGTCACCTTTTTGTTATAATAAGCTTTGTAGCTGCCCTCATTTCTATATTCAATTTCTACAAAGCAGAAAAAAGTCCATTGCCGGAGATACAAAAAGGCTGGTTGAAAAATGGGCAAATCACTTATGTGATACATGGTTTAGCGGTATTCGGCATTGTCATCACGCTATTCACCATCATTTCTAATCATTATTATGAATATTTTTATGCATGGAGTCACTCATCGAAAGTGCTTCCCGTAGAATATATCATTTCCTCTTTCTGGGAAGGTCAGGAAGGTAGTTTCTTACTTTGGTCGTTCTGGAATGTTCTTTTGGGGTTTGTTATATTATTGACTAATAAAAAATGGGCGCCATCCGTTATGGTAAGTTTTTCTGTGGTTCAAGCATTCCTTGCGTCTATGATTTTAGGGGTTGTTATTGGAGACCTGAAAATCGGTAGCTCTCCCTTTATTTTGCTAAGAGATGCAATGGACGCACCAATTTTCAATATAAATCCAAATTATGTTCCGGAAGATGGAACTGGCTTGAATCCATTATTACAGAATTATTGGATGGTGATCCACCCACCAGTATTGTTTCTAGGGTATGCTACCACTTTAATTCCCTTTGCTTATGCCATTGCGGGTTTATGGAAGAAAGATTTTAAAGGTTGGGTTCGACCTGCTTTACCTTGGGCATTATTCTCTGCAGCAATTCTAGGCGTAGGGATTCTGATGGGCGGCTACTGGGCTTATGAAACTTTAAACTTTGAAGGCTTTTGGAACTGGGATCCGGTTGAAAATGCTTCTTTAGTACCTTGGCTTGTTTTAGTGGCGAGTATCCACACGATGATTACTTATAAGAAAAGCGAAACAGCATTGAAAGCTTCTATCATTTTGGTGCTTTCTGTCTTTTTAATGGTATTGTACGCTACATTTATGGTAAGAAGTGGGGTATTGGGAGAATCGTCTGTTCATTCATTTACTGATTTAGGGCTTTCAGGCCAATTGCTTCTTTACTTGCTAAGCTTTTTAATAATTTCAATTGTTTTAGCAATAGTTCGCTGGAAACACATTCCTTCAACTGAGAAAGAAGTTTCAACCTATTCTAGAGAGTTTTGGATTTTCATGGGTGCTACTTTACTTTGTTTGATGGGCTTTCAGATCTTATTGCCCACCTCAATTCCAGTGTATAATTCTATTATTCAATCGTTCGGAGGAATTTCGAATTTAGCTCCTCCAGCAGATCAAGTAGAGTTCTATACGAAATGGCAGATGTGGTTTGCTGTAGGTCTAGCTATATTGTCGGGAACGGGTCAGTTCTTCTGGTGGCAAAAGATGAAAAAATCGGAAGTGAAGGACTCACTTTTGATGCCAATCTTGATCACTTTGGCCATTTCTGCATTAATTATAGTACTAGCCGGGATGACCAATATTCCCTATATTTTATTAGTTATAGCATCTGTCTACACGATTACTGCAAATGCTAAAATTTTCATTAAAATTGTAAAGAACAATTATAAATTATCTGGGGGTGCTATTGCTCATATGGGACTGGGGATGATGTTGTTGGGGATTTTGTTTTCGACTGGTTACTCTAGAACAATTTCTTTGAATGAAACAGGATTATTATTAACTAATTCTGAAGAGGTAGAAGATAACTTCAATCAAGAAAACATACCACTTTTCATTAATGACCCTCAAACGATGGGAGAATACACTCTCACATATAAGGGCCGGTTCTACGAAACTTATGATGGGGGATATGTGAAAGCTTCTTATTTGGAAGATACTCAAAATGAAAATGATAAAATCGTTAAAAGAGATATCAAAAGAGAAGACGAAAGTTTGACTAAGGGAGATACTCTAAAGGTCTATGGCGCTAATCATTATTATAAAGTAGATTACCTTCATGCTGATGGAGAAAAGTTCTCTCTTTTTCCCAGAGCTCAAATCAATGCTGATATGGGTGGGCTGATTTCCTCTCCCGATATCAGAAGAAAATTTACAAAAGATTTATATACTCACGTTTCGTCAGTTCCTGATCCTACTCAAGAGATTGAATGGTCGGAACCCAAGGAAATGGACGTTACTTTTGGAGAGAAATTCTTCCTCAATGATTTCGTTACCGTTTTAGAGGAAGTAAAAAGGGTGGACGAAATTGAAGGAGAGAAACTAAAGGGAAATGACTTAGCCGTAAGGGCAACGGTCAAAGTTTATGGAGATGGAGAAGACTATATCTTAAATCCCTATTATTTAATTAGAGATAATATGGCTGGAAGAATTCCAGATGAAAACCGAGAAATTGGTATAAAACTTAATATTGAGAGTATAAAGCCTGAATCCAATACATTTACTCTTTCAGTCCGCACGACTCAAAAGGATTATGTAATTCTAAAAGCGCTGGAAAAACCTTTCATTAACTTACTATGGATTGGTACTTTAGTGCTGACTATTGGTTTCGGAATGGCAATCTTTAGAAGATATTCTGAATTTTATAAAATGAAGCGTAAAGGCCTGGAGTGA
- a CDS encoding M20/M25/M40 family metallo-hydrolase: MKSLKHCLVLLSLLIAQQGFAQKDSIAVFPDSAKVMEDLFFLASDSLQGRKTNSQGNKIARNFIIKRLQKVGVSAYVQDYTQPFAFGKDSIPAVNILGFIEGFSGKNYIVISAHYDHVGMEDSTKIYNGADDNASGVVTLLALAKYFRENQPENNLLFAFFDAEEMGLQGAKHFMQSVVMDTSRIKMNINLDMVSRGDKNEIYAVGTYFTPYLKPLLNEASKDKSIKLLFGRDIPKKKPYWVNASDHAPFHQAEIPFIYFGVDDHPDYHKITDTADKVNPDFYLEAIRLIKDAIEIFDANLDEIVYGK, translated from the coding sequence ATGAAGTCTTTAAAGCATTGCCTCGTTCTCCTGTCCCTTTTAATTGCTCAGCAAGGCTTTGCACAAAAGGACTCAATTGCTGTTTTTCCTGATTCTGCCAAAGTAATGGAGGATTTGTTTTTTCTGGCTTCTGATTCACTTCAGGGACGGAAGACCAATAGTCAAGGCAATAAAATAGCCAGAAATTTTATAATAAAGAGACTGCAAAAAGTGGGGGTGTCAGCTTATGTGCAGGATTACACTCAGCCTTTTGCGTTTGGTAAGGATAGCATTCCTGCTGTGAATATCTTGGGTTTCATCGAAGGCTTTTCTGGTAAAAATTATATCGTGATTTCGGCACATTACGATCATGTTGGGATGGAAGATAGTACTAAAATATATAATGGTGCCGATGATAATGCCAGTGGAGTGGTCACACTATTGGCTCTAGCTAAGTATTTCAGAGAAAATCAACCTGAGAATAACTTGCTTTTTGCCTTTTTTGATGCAGAAGAAATGGGTTTGCAAGGGGCAAAGCATTTTATGCAATCAGTCGTGATGGACACCAGTCGAATAAAAATGAATATTAATTTAGATATGGTGAGTCGTGGAGATAAAAATGAAATATATGCTGTAGGAACTTATTTCACACCCTATTTAAAGCCCTTATTAAATGAAGCATCAAAGGATAAAAGTATTAAACTGTTATTCGGAAGGGATATTCCCAAGAAAAAGCCATATTGGGTCAATGCCTCAGACCATGCCCCTTTCCATCAGGCAGAAATACCTTTTATATATTTTGGCGTAGATGATCATCCTGATTATCACAAAATCACTGATACTGCAGATAAAGTTAATCCAGATTTCTATTTGGAAGCCATTCGACTGATTAAAGATGCAATCGAGATTTTTGATGCTAATTTGGACGAGATTGTTTATGGGAAATAA
- a CDS encoding SIMPL domain-containing protein yields the protein MKKLSLFIIVITIILAASELQAQEKLVNKNIRTISVTGVAEKEILPDIIYFTISLKEYQLKTGSKFEISELENQLINAVEKAGVDKKNLTVENVYGYNYSWNKKNENKDFMARKQFQLKLSDTKKLNLILSKIDPKSIEYVRVSQYTHSRLQDLNQELQVEAVKNAKAKAEALLKPLDEKVGKVIELNENQQNFQPIYYKSYQNNRMMSTSADETASMESDLDFKEIKLKAEVHIVFSIQ from the coding sequence ATGAAAAAGCTAAGTTTATTTATTATCGTCATAACAATCATTCTTGCAGCTTCGGAATTACAAGCTCAAGAGAAATTAGTAAATAAAAACATCAGAACTATTTCAGTTACAGGGGTTGCAGAAAAGGAAATCCTCCCAGATATCATCTATTTCACCATTTCACTCAAAGAATATCAGTTAAAAACAGGCAGCAAATTCGAAATCAGTGAATTGGAAAATCAATTAATAAATGCCGTTGAAAAAGCTGGGGTAGATAAGAAAAACTTGACAGTTGAAAATGTCTATGGCTATAATTACAGCTGGAATAAAAAGAATGAAAACAAAGACTTCATGGCAAGAAAGCAATTTCAATTAAAATTGTCGGATACCAAAAAATTAAACCTTATCCTTTCCAAAATTGATCCAAAGTCAATTGAGTACGTAAGAGTCAGTCAATACACCCACTCACGTCTTCAAGACCTAAATCAAGAATTACAGGTAGAAGCAGTGAAAAATGCCAAAGCTAAAGCCGAAGCTTTATTGAAACCCTTGGATGAGAAAGTAGGTAAGGTAATAGAATTGAATGAAAATCAGCAAAATTTCCAGCCCATTTATTATAAATCCTATCAAAATAACAGAATGATGTCAACATCGGCAGATGAAACTGCTTCAATGGAATCAGATTTAGATTTTAAGGAGATCAAATTAAAAGCAGAAGTACATATTGTCTTTTCCATTCAATAA
- a CDS encoding Rossmann-like and DUF2520 domain-containing protein, which translates to MKNVAYHISFIGAGNVAWHLAPALENVGHFVKEVYTPNGKSAKKLVGNLYDAVVKSDLDFKDSPSQIFILAVPDDAIKSIAQEIILPEQSLMVHTSGSKGLDVLEYSSAAASGVFYPLQTFSKNKKLDFEQVPFLVESENNEALKILKSLARSLSKNTQIVSTAQRKQMHLAAVFACNFTNHMLSISEKIMSNAQLDFSLLHPLVSETIDKALKHSPNSVQTGPAKRGDLETLDKHMEMLGKDETVQEIYRLISQSILDKE; encoded by the coding sequence GTGAAAAATGTAGCTTATCATATCAGTTTCATAGGAGCAGGCAATGTAGCTTGGCATTTGGCACCTGCTTTAGAGAACGTTGGACACTTTGTTAAGGAGGTTTATACTCCAAATGGAAAATCAGCAAAGAAATTGGTAGGGAATTTATACGATGCGGTGGTGAAATCTGATTTAGATTTTAAGGACAGTCCTTCTCAAATCTTCATCTTGGCTGTTCCAGACGATGCAATTAAAAGTATTGCTCAAGAGATTATTTTGCCTGAACAGAGCTTGATGGTTCATACTTCAGGAAGTAAGGGATTAGATGTTTTAGAGTATTCCTCTGCAGCGGCATCTGGTGTTTTTTATCCACTTCAAACCTTTTCCAAAAATAAAAAGCTCGATTTCGAACAAGTTCCATTCCTAGTGGAAAGTGAAAATAATGAGGCTTTAAAAATATTAAAAAGTCTTGCAAGATCCTTAAGTAAAAATACGCAGATAGTCTCGACCGCTCAGCGGAAGCAAATGCATTTAGCAGCAGTGTTTGCATGTAATTTCACTAATCACATGCTAAGTATTTCTGAAAAAATCATGAGTAACGCTCAACTGGATTTTTCTTTGCTCCATCCCTTAGTATCTGAAACTATAGATAAGGCCCTCAAACATTCACCTAATTCTGTTCAGACAGGTCCTGCTAAACGCGGTGATTTGGAAACCTTAGACAAGCACATGGAAATGCTAGGAAAGGATGAAACGGTGCAAGAAATTTATAGATTAATTAGCCAGAGTATTTTGGATAAGGAGTAA
- a CDS encoding geranylgeranylglycerol-phosphate geranylgeranyltransferase, which translates to MPKNFSFPGFVKLIRVQNLLIIVLTQYLTALYLLQGIHILDLELFLLSFSTVLLAAAGYIINDYYDVKIDYINKPEKVIVGKVLKRRVVLFWHTFLNFTAIIIGTFLDWKIGAIHFASAFMLWLYSNQLKRLPFIGNFIVALLTGLSISIITLYFGQKPILVHTYALFAFAISLIREIVKDMEDWQGDANFGCKTLPIIWGIRKTKLLLYVLISLFYFLIFYMTQFLENDILYFYFSGLTLFVIYFIHRLRLADTIKHYHFLSTFCKVIMLSGILSMLFFGPN; encoded by the coding sequence TTGCCAAAGAATTTCTCTTTTCCGGGTTTTGTAAAGTTGATTCGTGTCCAGAATTTGCTGATTATTGTATTGACTCAGTACCTCACTGCACTTTATTTGTTGCAAGGAATCCATATTCTTGATCTTGAGTTATTTCTTCTAAGCTTCAGCACGGTATTATTGGCGGCAGCTGGATATATTATCAATGATTACTATGACGTAAAAATTGATTATATCAATAAACCAGAAAAGGTAATTGTTGGAAAAGTTTTAAAAAGGAGAGTTGTTTTATTCTGGCACACCTTTTTAAATTTTACGGCCATAATTATCGGTACATTTTTAGATTGGAAAATCGGAGCTATACATTTTGCCTCTGCTTTTATGCTCTGGTTATATTCGAACCAATTGAAAAGACTACCATTTATAGGGAATTTTATAGTAGCATTGCTCACAGGTTTATCCATCTCAATTATTACCTTATACTTTGGTCAAAAACCAATCCTGGTTCATACTTACGCGCTTTTTGCATTTGCTATAAGCCTTATTAGGGAGATTGTGAAAGACATGGAAGACTGGCAAGGAGATGCTAATTTTGGGTGTAAAACATTGCCTATAATTTGGGGTATTCGTAAAACAAAACTCCTGCTTTACGTTCTAATTTCTCTTTTTTACTTTCTTATATTTTACATGACTCAATTCCTTGAGAATGATATCTTATATTTTTATTTCTCTGGCTTAACACTTTTTGTAATTTATTTTATCCATAGATTACGCTTGGCTGATACCATTAAACATTATCATTTTTTAAGCACTTTTTGTAAAGTAATAATGCTAAGCGGGATATTGAGTATGCTGTTTTTCGGCCCTAATTGA
- a CDS encoding M28 family peptidase, with translation MKNLIPVIFIVFFLISCDSSKEKKESISEDREKKDLQVPVFNAGNAYQFVQTQVDFGPRVPGTKPHAETEQYLISQLETFGATVKTQKFEAETYEGEVWDLTNIIASIQPEKKKRILLAAHWDTRKIADKDNERKEEPIDGANDGASGVGVILEIVNAIQNAKNKPNVGIDVIFFDGEDNGEPQGLSARNPSEIWWCLGSQYWSKNKHIPGYSAYYGVLLDMVGASNAQFHKEGYSMKYAPSIVEKVWNTADQIGYGRFFINKQVASITDDHYFVNEIGKIPMIDIIAHDPTSGDFFPDFHHTHNDNMDIISQETLKAVGQTLLQVIYEE, from the coding sequence ATGAAAAACTTAATTCCAGTCATATTTATTGTGTTTTTTTTAATCTCTTGCGATTCTTCTAAAGAAAAAAAGGAAAGTATTTCTGAAGATCGTGAAAAGAAGGATTTACAAGTTCCTGTATTTAATGCTGGGAATGCTTACCAGTTTGTGCAGACACAAGTGGATTTTGGCCCTAGAGTTCCCGGCACCAAACCACATGCAGAAACAGAACAGTATTTAATAAGCCAGTTAGAAACTTTTGGAGCGACCGTCAAAACTCAAAAGTTTGAAGCAGAAACCTATGAAGGTGAAGTTTGGGATTTAACCAATATCATTGCATCTATCCAACCAGAAAAAAAGAAGCGAATACTCCTGGCCGCGCATTGGGATACTCGGAAAATTGCAGACAAGGACAACGAGAGAAAAGAGGAACCCATTGATGGCGCTAATGATGGCGCTAGTGGAGTTGGTGTTATTCTAGAGATAGTTAATGCAATACAAAATGCAAAGAATAAGCCCAATGTTGGAATAGATGTGATTTTCTTTGACGGAGAAGATAATGGTGAGCCACAAGGATTATCTGCAAGAAACCCCTCCGAAATCTGGTGGTGTTTAGGCTCTCAATACTGGAGTAAAAATAAACATATACCGGGATATTCAGCATACTATGGTGTTTTGCTTGACATGGTGGGAGCAAGTAATGCTCAGTTCCATAAAGAAGGCTACTCTATGAAATACGCACCGAGCATAGTAGAAAAAGTTTGGAACACCGCTGATCAAATTGGTTACGGTCGATTTTTCATTAATAAGCAAGTCGCCTCAATTACAGACGACCATTATTTTGTTAATGAAATAGGAAAAATTCCTATGATTGATATTATCGCTCACGACCCTACTTCGGGAGATTTCTTTCCGGATTTCCATCATACACACAATGACAATATGGATATCATATCACAAGAAACACTGAAAGCGGTAGGACAAACGCTATTACAGGTCATTTATGAAGAATAA
- a CDS encoding cytochrome c maturation protein CcmE domain-containing protein, translating into MKRSYIFGIIVIAAAIMMIVSTAGDASSYVSFKDAHDMALEGNDTKIHVVGELKKSEKGEIIGLNPSDDKLSFTFMMVDENGIEQEVFYNEPMPADFKRSEQVVVIGSFQKGTFIADKILMKCPSKYQEETVI; encoded by the coding sequence ATGAAGAGATCGTATATTTTCGGCATTATTGTAATTGCAGCAGCAATTATGATGATTGTTTCCACTGCAGGTGATGCCAGTTCTTATGTTTCGTTTAAAGATGCGCATGATATGGCATTGGAGGGAAACGATACAAAAATTCATGTGGTAGGTGAATTGAAGAAGAGTGAGAAAGGAGAAATTATTGGTTTAAACCCATCTGATGACAAACTATCTTTCACCTTTATGATGGTAGATGAAAATGGTATAGAACAAGAAGTTTTTTACAACGAGCCTATGCCAGCGGATTTTAAGCGCTCAGAGCAGGTAGTGGTAATTGGTTCATTCCAAAAAGGGACTTTCATAGCAGATAAGATTTTAATGAAGTGCCCATCAAAATATCAAGAAGAAACTGTTATTTAA
- a CDS encoding glycoside hydrolase family 15 protein, with protein sequence MQERHTYDLGMIGNCAYLALIGKDTDIKWMCMPRFDSSFIFGSLIGGEKGGEFSIKPTSENYKITQDYIPNTNVLETVVETDEFAYKIIDCAPRFRQFDRYYRPQMLIRKIEPLRGLPQLKVVCNPVGDYGQKKLTRERGSSHIRYFGLPETLRLTTNIPINMVMDSSPFVLTKTRYMVMTYGAPLEAELQETAENFISKTIFYWQNWVKSTSIGQHYQEQVIRSSLALKIHQYEDTGGIIASPTMSLPESPGSTRNWDYRYCWMRDTYYTLTAFNNIGHFEEMENYFLYLTNIPMRGKERVQPLYNLVGESTIIEKELDLPGYLGNQPVRVGNDAYTHIQNDVYGQILLAILPLYTDKRFANMEKSQSAYLLKTILEKIEFTMDEADAGLWEFRNLKQKHAYTHLFQWAGSHAAMKIAKEIGEIELGKKAEKLLKQAAAHLEKCYAPSRKAYAQAEGVERMDASTLQLIMMNYMPHNSQKAKDHLKALEEDLKVGKGLFYRYKHADDFGEPETTFLICAFWYAEALACVGRTEEAMEAFEEVIGYSNHVGLLSEDVKSSDGSMWGNFPQAYSHVGLVNAAYRINNKLDKPDFLP encoded by the coding sequence ATGCAAGAAAGACATACCTACGACCTTGGAATGATAGGCAATTGTGCTTATTTGGCACTTATTGGAAAAGATACGGACATCAAATGGATGTGTATGCCCCGTTTTGACAGTTCCTTTATTTTTGGCAGTCTGATTGGCGGGGAAAAAGGAGGAGAATTCTCCATTAAGCCCACTTCAGAAAACTATAAAATAACACAAGACTATATTCCCAATACCAATGTATTGGAGACCGTAGTGGAAACTGATGAATTTGCATATAAAATAATTGATTGTGCTCCAAGGTTTCGTCAGTTCGACCGCTATTATCGGCCTCAGATGTTGATCAGGAAAATCGAGCCATTGAGAGGTTTACCCCAGCTCAAAGTGGTTTGCAATCCAGTAGGAGATTACGGACAGAAAAAGCTTACTAGAGAAAGAGGTAGCAGTCATATCCGATATTTTGGGTTGCCAGAGACTTTAAGGCTCACTACCAATATTCCAATTAATATGGTGATGGATAGCAGTCCTTTTGTGCTTACTAAAACCCGCTATATGGTGATGACATATGGTGCTCCTTTGGAAGCAGAATTGCAAGAAACAGCTGAAAATTTTATAAGCAAAACTATTTTCTATTGGCAAAATTGGGTGAAATCTACAAGTATTGGTCAACATTATCAAGAACAAGTGATACGGTCTTCTTTGGCACTAAAAATCCATCAGTATGAGGATACAGGTGGAATTATAGCATCGCCTACCATGTCATTGCCCGAGTCACCAGGAAGTACTCGAAACTGGGATTATCGATATTGTTGGATGCGTGACACTTATTATACTCTTACAGCCTTCAATAATATCGGTCACTTTGAAGAAATGGAGAATTACTTTCTATATCTCACCAATATTCCTATGAGAGGAAAGGAAAGAGTTCAGCCTCTTTATAATTTGGTTGGGGAGAGTACCATTATTGAAAAGGAGTTGGATTTGCCAGGTTATTTAGGAAATCAACCCGTGCGAGTCGGAAATGATGCTTATACTCATATTCAGAATGATGTTTATGGACAGATTTTGTTAGCGATTCTTCCTCTATATACGGATAAACGCTTTGCCAACATGGAAAAGTCTCAGTCTGCTTATTTGCTCAAAACAATTTTAGAGAAGATAGAATTTACGATGGATGAGGCAGACGCTGGTTTATGGGAATTCAGAAATCTGAAACAAAAACATGCTTATACCCATCTTTTTCAGTGGGCGGGTAGTCATGCAGCAATGAAAATAGCTAAAGAAATTGGTGAGATTGAGCTTGGCAAAAAAGCAGAAAAATTACTAAAACAGGCCGCGGCTCACTTGGAGAAATGCTATGCGCCAAGCAGGAAGGCTTACGCTCAAGCAGAAGGCGTAGAAAGAATGGATGCAAGTACGCTCCAGCTCATTATGATGAATTATATGCCACACAATAGCCAGAAAGCCAAAGATCATTTGAAGGCTTTGGAAGAGGATTTGAAAGTAGGAAAAGGGCTATTTTACCGGTATAAGCATGCTGATGATTTCGGAGAACCAGAAACTACATTTTTGATCTGTGCTTTCTGGTATGCTGAGGCCCTCGCCTGCGTAGGCAGAACGGAAGAGGCTATGGAAGCATTTGAGGAGGTAATTGGCTATTCAAATCATGTTGGATTATTGAGTGAAGATGTGAAATCTTCAGATGGCTCTATGTGGGGAAATTTTCCTCAGGCATACAGCCACGTGGGATTGGTAAATGCAGCATATAGAATTAATAATAAATTGGATAAACCAGATTTTTTGCCATAA